The segment CGCATCCTCATACAAGCTGGCTATGAGTTAGATGCTCACGATAACTATGGCATAACGCCCCTCATGTATGCGACCGCAATTAACAAAGAGGAAGCTGTTATGGCGCTCATAGACGCTGGCTCCGATCTCTCTGCTCGGGATACTCAATTGAATCGCAACTTTATGTGTTACGCTGCTCTTCGTCAACATTGGAGCCTGGTTCTCAAAGTTCTGAACACAATCGAAGATCATGCTGGTAAACGTGCAGCAGAGAGCTGGGCAGAATTTGCAACATATCTATTTGTCGTGGTCTACCCGGATCATCTAGGAACCAGCGGCGTATCTCTTGATCAATTACTGGCCAAATGCGGCACTGTCAACTTCGTATACGACGCTAGTGAGGATAAAAAAAACAGGTGCTTACTACACGACATCAGGTCCCCCGCGGATTTCGAGGCCTTGCTCGGTAACGGATTCAAACTCGTCAACCATGTAGATAGTGCCGGCCAACACCCTCTTATGGTAGCTGCTGATCGGTGCGATTCCGCTTTGGTTAGCAGGCTCCTAGCTTGTGGGACTGATATCAACCTCAAGGATAAATTCCACAATACATCGCTCTGCTATGTCCTCCAACGGCTGGAGACTAGTTTCCTTGGCCATTCCTTGTCCATAGCCATGGACACATTGCGCGTCCTGCTCGCAAATGACGCGGATGTTCTCTCAAGAGATACTTGTCGATGCCCTTGTTCGCCCCAAGGCTGCCTCCCAGCTTCAATGCTTAATCACGGCATTCATCAGGTACTCCGGTGTACCCGTGCCCCTATATGGTCATTGGAATGGCTTAGCCTTGTATCAGAACATCGAGGAGAAAATGAAGCAAAAACGATTGTTCAATCGTTCATTAGAAGGGCAAAGCATGACGAGATGGGAATGACACATGTCTGTTGTCAGCGGGAGCGGGGATATGTCTTCCAACACATCCGCTGGGAGAAACCCATACCTGACGATGACATCGACGATATTATAGATGAGGAGTCCGAGTTTATTCACGTTTTGGAAAGCGAGATGAACCAGAGCTCCAAAAAGGAGTACAACGCACTACTCGATGACTGGATTGTCCAGATCAAGACCTCACTGGATGAAGTGTGCAGTGAAGCTGCGAAACATAACGAAAGATACGAACCTCGGAGGGTAATCATTCATATCAGCACTTGTTCGTGCCCATAGAGAAGCTAATCAGTGCCATAGACAGGCTGGGAAGTGGACTACCAGCACGATTATTTCATCCAAAGgattgagatggatgggTGGAGAGATCCCATCAGAGACGTTAAAGACGACATTTCAGAGTACGTTTATTGGATGGAACAAGAGTATCATTCCGGAAACGCCTCCCAGATGAATGAGTCCTTTAGAGAGAGGTGGTACCTGAGAAGgttttcttggcttcgtcgaCTCGCATGTGCACTAGACATATCAGCAGCAGAAGTAGTTGACAAGATGCAGAACCCGCGACTGCCCAGGCAACAAGGCGAATGCAGTCCTCTGAATATGGAAGAGGGCATTACGCATTTCCTTTCAACGTGGGCAGATTGGAAAGAAGACTGTGGACAGCGGGAAACCGTGTTGTAACTTCTTCCTCGGATGAAGAGCCTTCAACTCAGTAGTCTAGGCTTATTCGGGAGGCTGAGCAAGGCTACTACTTAGGTACAATAGTATATTAAAAGGGACAGTGTTACAGTGATTAATACCGTGCTATACCGCTAGTCTATTACTTGCGCTTTAAAATcgtaatatatatataagggCTTATTCCCTTTAGCTGTCCCTCAGCCTAACGACATCCCTATTCCTGTATTCCATTCGCAGCTTGCCCAACCGATGTTCTTGAGATCATCGCTTGCAGAGGTAAATCTCCTTAGCCAATCATAATAGCCTAAAGCAATACAGCCAATCAGGCATGAACAAGTTCgaaattataaatatttcaATAGAAATTACTATTAGaatagttattaattagGGTACTAATAAATCCAAGCTGTTTAGTATAtcttttaagcttatataatatagccTCAGGACTATATATCAGAAGGGTAAAAAAGCTAGTAAGGCGTGAATTACTAGCTCGCTGTCCACCGTTACGAAACAAGGTTTCTCTAGTCCTCCTTGATGTTTCCCAACCCTATTGCTAATATTATGATGGGTTACCCCCCTCATACTAAAGGCTTTCTTCCATAAACGGAGCAGCTGTCGGCTGGTTAGTCGATATAACTAGTGGATAACCATATGCACTTACATTGGCCAATACCCATGTATCTTTGGGTTGTTAAGATCTTTTCTCACACTAGACTGAAAAATATGGACCTCTTCAACAGACCAACCATGGGCTCTCGTAAATGGTGCTATAGTCAATGATTCCAGAGCGATGGCAATATTCTAGTTATTCCATACTCCAAGCtctttatacttcttatcCTTTGGCCAGTGGTTTGTCGGCCATTTGAAACGCATGTCGACAATTTCGGTAAACCCTGCTTCGgccatcatgtctttgaAGTCGTCAATCTTTTTGTAAGCTTGTTGCAACTTGACAGAGGCTTCTTTCAATAGGTTACTCCATTTCATGATTGCACTGTCGTCGCCAAGCGCGCCGTCGTCAGACTTCATCATCACGTCGATCTCTTGGATCTCGACATAGCCCCCAGGAGTGAGGTTTTTGAGGTTGTTGGACTATAGAGAATACTAGGAGGTACTGGTTAAACTTACTGGTAGATCTTGTTCAAGTACTCTGGCCAATTGGGGATACCGAAGTTCATCATCCTGCTATGTATATAATCGAAGGGCTCAGAAAAGTCCCATTGCTCATGAATGTCATGAATGAGGAACTGAACGTTGGGCGGAACGCTAGCTAATTATTAGCATCGATAAAGAGAAACAATAGTTATTCAAAGCTGACAAACTGGGCTGGATAGTAGATAGATCGACGCCGATAACCTAAAAGTATCAGCTTCTAATCCTCGCTTCGAGTTTTTGATCCTTGGTTAACTGATCCTACCTCGGCTTCGGGATGGTCGTCACCAAAATCTATTGCCCATATTCCCGTTCCAGTTGCCAAGTCCAAGACGCGCTTGACCTTGGAATCAGGAAGGTTTGGAGGTGAAAGACCAAGTTTGTTATCAAAAGTGAGGAGGAATAAATTATGCTGCAAGTCTGGACTTCTTTAGTATAAACGTTGCCGCCATACCGCAACCGGGACTGTACCTAGCCTGTCATTTTCACGCTCATCGTTGGGAAGATGATATTCTTTGTGTAGGTAAGGTTAGCATTGGACTCCGAGCTAGGAAAAAGAGCCGTTGACGGTAACTGACTTCCATCCTTGTATGCATGATATGTTCTCCCATTTTCGTGACGAAAGTCGAGGATTGAGCTGCTCAAACTTGCTGTCGATGATGTCGCATCCTGCCACTATTACTTAGCTCATTCTATCCCCGCTACATAACGGCCGGAGACAGGTCTTACATATCCAATTGATGAGTCGCGGTCGTCTTGGACCTATACCAGATATCAGTCAGGGCACTTGTTAAACAAAAAAAAGGATCTAACATCTTCATCGGGTGCCATGATAGGTCCCTCGTTGTTTGCTGCCATTTTGTCGATTAGA is part of the Fusarium oxysporum Fo47 chromosome VII, complete sequence genome and harbors:
- a CDS encoding S-adenosyl-L-methionine-dependent methyltransferase, with product MAANNEGPIMAPDEDVQDDRDSSIGYDATSSTASLSSSILDFRHENGRTYHAYKDGKYHLPNDERENDRLDLQHNLFLLTFDNKLGLSPPNLPDSKVKRVLDLATGTGIWAIDFGDDHPEAEVIGVDLSTIQPSFVPPNVQFLIHDIHEQWDFSEPFDYIHSRMMNFGIPNWPEYLNKIYQNLTPGGYVEIQEIDVMMKSDDGALGDDSAIMKWSNLLKEASVKLQQAYKKIDDFKDMMAEAGFTEIVDMRFKWPTNHWPKDKKYKELGVWNN